Genomic window (Flavobacteriales bacterium):
GTATCTTAGACGGCCTACGCGCACTGGGTCTCACTTCCTGAACCCCGTTATACACCCCATGGCCAAATCCAACCTGCTCGTCATCGATGACGACGCCGACATCTGCACCTTGCTAACCCGCTTCCTCACCAAGCAGGGGTTCGGGGTGGATTCCGCCCAACGGGGATCCACCGCCAAGGACCTGTTGAAACAGAAGCACTACGATCTGGTGCTTTGCGACCACCGGTTGCCGGATACCGACAGTGTGGAAATGCTCCAGCACATCAAAGGGATCTCGCGTGATACGGCAGTGATCATCATCACGGGTTATTCCGACGTCCGTACCGCCGTGGACCTGATGCGAAAAGGGGCGTTTGATTATGTGGGGAAGCCATTGTACCCGGACGAGATCCTGATGCGGATCAAGGACGCGCTGGCCGAGGGGGCGGGGGAGAAGCCGGACGCGCCCAAGGCCAAGCCGAAAGGGACGGGCGCCAAGAGCACGGACTACGTACAGGGCAGCGGTCCACACGCGGCCAATCTGGCGGCGCACATCGCCTTGGTGGCTCCGACGGACATGACGGTGTTGATCACCGGGGACACGGGCACAGGCAAGGAATTCGTGGCCCAGGAGATCCACCGGAAGAGCAAGCGGGCGGGGAACGTATTCGTGGCCGTGGATTGCGGGGCTTTGCCTAAGGAATTGGCGGGTAGTGAGCTCTTCGGGCACGTCAAGGGGGCTTTTACCGGCGCGGTGAGCGACAAGCGGGGAAGCTTTGAGCAGGCCAACGGTGGCACCTTGTTCCTGGACGAGATCGGCAACCTGACCTATGAGAACCAGGTGAAGTTGCTGCGCGTCCTGCAGGAACGGCGCATCAAGCGGGTGGGGGACGAGAAGGACATCACCGTGGACGTGCGCGTGCTGGCTGCCACCAACGAGGACCTGCACGTGGCCATGGCCGAGGGGCGCTTCCGGGAGGACCTGCTTCACCGGGTCAATGAATTCGGCCTGGCTTTGTTGCCGTTGCGGGACCGGCCGGAGGACATCATGGTCTTCGCTCACTATTTCTTGGAGAAGGCCAATACGCAGCTTGGTAAGGCCGTGGAGGGCTTCGACGGGGCGGTGGAGGCGCGGATCAA
Coding sequences:
- a CDS encoding sigma-54-dependent Fis family transcriptional regulator → MAKSNLLVIDDDADICTLLTRFLTKQGFGVDSAQRGSTAKDLLKQKHYDLVLCDHRLPDTDSVEMLQHIKGISRDTAVIIITGYSDVRTAVDLMRKGAFDYVGKPLYPDEILMRIKDALAEGAGEKPDAPKAKPKGTGAKSTDYVQGSGPHAANLAAHIALVAPTDMTVLITGDTGTGKEFVAQEIHRKSKRAGNVFVAVDCGALPKELAGSELFGHVKGAFTGAVSDKRGSFEQANGGTLFLDEIGNLTYENQVKLLRVLQERRIKRVGDEKDITVDVRVLAATNEDLHVAMAEGRFREDLLHRVNEFGLALLPLRDRPEDIMVFAHYFLEKANTQLGKAVEGFDGAVEARIKAHAWPGNLRELGNVVKRAVLLTTGPLIQMNGLPAEVISGMPALRAQDRSAALSMEVEGLKGVSHSAERQAILKALERNGFNKSRTAEMLNIDRKTLYNKLKSFGIEI